CTTGCAGGTGGGATCCCGATCACAAGTGTGGTGGTTAGAGGTTCTGTAAACGCTTCTTCCGGTGCAAAAACCAAATTTTCGGCAATCTTTCATGGGGCGTGGATCGGGATCAGTGTATTACTTTTTCCTAAATTTATGAACACCATTCCTTTGGCATCTCTTGCTGCGATCCTGACTTTTACAGGTCTCAAACTCGCAAAACCTGCGATGTTCCGTCTAATGTTCCAAAAAGGCTATTCTCAATTCTTACCATTCTTGGTAACTGTAGTCGTCACATTCTTCACTAATGTTTTGATCGGAACATTCTGCGGTATCTTGGTGGCTTTGATTTTCGTTCTATATGAAGATCATAGGACCGCGATCTATAGAGAAGAGCTTCATGGAAAGTTTAGAAGGATCATCTTGGGAGAAAATTTAGGCTTCTTCCATAAGGCAAAGATCAAAGAGGTTTTAGAAAGCCAACCTTCCGGGATCACATTGGAAATAGACGGGACTAGAACACTTCATATGGATCAGGATATTCGAGAGCTGATCCACGAATTTAGAAAAAATGCCCACCGTAAGGAAATTACGGTGATCCTAGGAGGGATACCGAATATGGAAAATGATATCGAATCCTTAAAAAAAGAAATGAGCGAGTCTTATCAAAAATTATTAAGAAATAACCAGGAATGGGTAGAGGAAAGGACAACGGAAGATCCTGAGTTTTTCTCTCGCCATGCGGAAGGCCAAGCACCTCAGACATTATTCATAGGTTGTAGTGATTCTAGGGTCCCTGTGAATGTGATCACTAAAACAAATCCTGGGGAAATTTTCGTAACCAGAAATATTGCTAACGTAGTTTCCGTGGACGATATGTCCCTGTTTAGCGTTGTTCAGTATGCGATCGATGCATTGAACGTAAAACATATTATTGTTTGCGGTCATATCGGCTGCGGAGGGGTTAGAGCGGCTCTGCAAGGAAAGGCTACCGGTCTCATAGACAACTGGATCACTCATATTAAGGATGTGTATCTAAAACATAGAGAAGAATTGGATGCTCTTCCTGAAGACCAACGAGAGGAAAGACTGATCCATCTGAATGTCGCGGAACAGGTAGTGAACTTATACAAGACCGGAATGATACAGAATGCTTTGGCGAAGTATGGTTTTCCGGAGATACACGGATGGGTATACGATATCCGAAATGGACAGATTAGCGAAGTGGATTATAAGGATATTCTCTCCAAGGAGCTTGGAGGATTGTACGGTTATCCTAAATAGCGGCCGGTTGGTAGAGTAGTTCTTGGACTCTCAGGTATTTGTCCATTCCGTTGATCTCCCAACGGACTACTTCTCCTACTCTGGCACCTAATACTGCCGAACCATGAGCGGAGAATAAGGACAGTTTGCCATTAGCAGGTGCGTTTTCGGTATATTCGTCCGGATATACTAAGGTGAATTGGAATGCTTCTGCGTTGCCAAGGTCTTTGAGCACGAATTTAGAATTCATAGTGATTAAGTCTTGGGGAACTTGGTTCTGGTCTATCTTTTTGGCCTTAGATAGCGTCTTACGTATAATCTCTAAGATACTTGGTTGGACTATTGTAGATTGAGCGGAAACCTCAAGGGTAGAAAGAATCCTTTGATGATCATTCTTTGAAAGAAATCTTTTACCACTCATAAGCAGTGCCTCCCCTAGAAAACAAATCCGAAACTTACATATCCGCATAATGTACTCAAGCGTTTTTCCTTTTCTTGAATTTTACAAAAATTGCATTCGTTTATGCGACATAGAATTTCCTGTTTATTATAATTTATACTAAACGAAAGATAAGTTTCGTTCGACATAAGGAGAAGACATGTTCCTGACTTTGTTCCAGC
This window of the Leptospira hartskeerlii genome carries:
- a CDS encoding SulP family inorganic anion transporter gives rise to the protein MNLKTKQFLSNLPYDLSSSIAVFLVAIPLCLGIAHASGAPLFSGIISGFIGGIVVGTFSKSALSVSGPTASLTAIVLSGIKDLGNFEAFLLALLIAGMIQTLLGILRTGALSAYLPSATVVGMSVAIGLLLVIKQLPHLIGYDVEEFGVEEFDITKEDVNESYHDPHEAKETNSLMLLVHAFRNLQSNVLVIGVISLLSFWIWDRYFAKKFKYIPASLVAIILGTGSNLLLGHLLPGGALSQDHLVTLPIFKNPSELFAHLDFPNFSYWDQGPVWTLAFTIAFASSLESLLSVEVVDKLDEENRKTPMSQELIAQGLGNMACGLAGGIPITSVVVRGSVNASSGAKTKFSAIFHGAWIGISVLLFPKFMNTIPLASLAAILTFTGLKLAKPAMFRLMFQKGYSQFLPFLVTVVVTFFTNVLIGTFCGILVALIFVLYEDHRTAIYREELHGKFRRIILGENLGFFHKAKIKEVLESQPSGITLEIDGTRTLHMDQDIRELIHEFRKNAHRKEITVILGGIPNMENDIESLKKEMSESYQKLLRNNQEWVEERTTEDPEFFSRHAEGQAPQTLFIGCSDSRVPVNVITKTNPGEIFVTRNIANVVSVDDMSLFSVVQYAIDALNVKHIIVCGHIGCGGVRAALQGKATGLIDNWITHIKDVYLKHREELDALPEDQREERLIHLNVAEQVVNLYKTGMIQNALAKYGFPEIHGWVYDIRNGQISEVDYKDILSKELGGLYGYPK
- a CDS encoding GreA/GreB family elongation factor, with product MSGKRFLSKNDHQRILSTLEVSAQSTIVQPSILEIIRKTLSKAKKIDQNQVPQDLITMNSKFVLKDLGNAEAFQFTLVYPDEYTENAPANGKLSLFSAHGSAVLGARVGEVVRWEINGMDKYLRVQELLYQPAAI